In Nocardioides sp. InS609-2, a single genomic region encodes these proteins:
- a CDS encoding HipA family kinase produces the protein MTATSLEGATLPTVGVTRYVTPLREGGSLPGIVEADDLGTYVCKFRGAGQGLRVLVAEVIVGELARRIGLLTPRLVALELDPEIARYEADEEVQDLLNASPGLNLGVDFLPGAFGFDEDLPAPNPVAASVLWLDAFCANVDRSWRNPNLLLWHGELWVIDHGAALYFHHGWSAGVTDPERFARQPWSVSDHVFGAHVPALPSADAELSAVVTPAALTEVLAAVPDGWLEPVPGAESPDALRAAYVAFLSARLGTRQWLPGGGA, from the coding sequence ATGACGGCCACGAGTCTCGAAGGCGCGACCCTGCCCACGGTCGGAGTCACCCGTTACGTCACGCCCCTGCGTGAGGGCGGCAGCCTGCCCGGCATCGTCGAGGCCGACGACCTCGGCACCTACGTGTGCAAGTTCCGTGGCGCGGGTCAGGGCCTCCGGGTGCTGGTCGCCGAGGTGATCGTCGGCGAGCTGGCCCGCCGCATCGGCCTGCTGACCCCGCGGCTCGTCGCGCTGGAGCTGGATCCCGAGATCGCGCGCTACGAGGCCGACGAGGAGGTGCAGGACCTGCTCAACGCCAGCCCCGGGCTCAACCTCGGCGTCGACTTCCTGCCCGGTGCGTTCGGCTTCGACGAGGACCTGCCAGCCCCCAACCCGGTGGCAGCGTCGGTGCTCTGGCTCGACGCCTTCTGCGCCAACGTCGACCGCAGCTGGCGCAACCCCAACCTGTTGCTCTGGCACGGCGAGCTGTGGGTGATCGACCACGGCGCGGCGCTCTACTTCCACCATGGGTGGAGCGCCGGCGTGACCGACCCCGAGCGCTTCGCCCGTCAGCCGTGGAGCGTGAGCGACCACGTGTTCGGCGCACACGTCCCAGCCCTACCCAGTGCCGACGCGGAGCTCAGCGCCGTCGTCACGCCGGCCGCCCTGACCGAGGTGCTGGCCGCCGTACCCGATGGCTGGCTCGAGCCCGTGCCCGGCGCAGAGTCCCCTGACGCGCTGCGCGCGGCGTACGTCGCGTTCCTCTCTGCTCGGCTCGGCACCCGCCAGTGGCTCCCGGGAGGTGGCGCGTGA
- a CDS encoding helix-turn-helix domain-containing protein, producing MSAETMAAVVAALRDAALSATEAAEAVGTSRVTARRYLGQLADSGQAERHPRYGGSGRPEVEYRWV from the coding sequence ATGAGCGCCGAGACGATGGCAGCGGTCGTCGCCGCCCTCCGCGACGCCGCACTGTCTGCGACCGAGGCCGCCGAGGCCGTCGGCACGTCACGGGTGACCGCGCGCCGCTACCTCGGGCAGCTCGCGGACTCCGGCCAGGCCGAGCGTCACCCGAGGTACGGCGGCAGCGGGCGCCCCGAGGTGGAGTACCGCTGGGTGTAG
- a CDS encoding DNA alkylation repair protein: MNSDPALVEAIREALAAAGDAERAVQQQAYMKSAMPCRGLTAPELRALLRPILAGHRIPDSSTWEDTARALWDGATHREEWYAALALLRHRYYRGWHGPELLDLYVHLVRTGRWWDVVDEIASHLVGDVLAVHRAQVTPVIRAWAVDDDLWVRRTSVIAQLGHKEATDTHLLEEVVSDNLEGSPHGSEFFIRKAVGWALREYARTDPAWVLDFVDTHADRLSGLSRREALKHLH, from the coding sequence ATGAACAGCGATCCGGCCCTCGTCGAGGCGATCCGGGAGGCCCTCGCCGCAGCCGGAGATGCCGAGCGAGCCGTGCAGCAGCAGGCCTACATGAAGTCCGCGATGCCCTGTCGCGGACTGACCGCGCCAGAGCTGCGTGCGCTGCTGCGGCCGATCCTGGCCGGCCACCGGATCCCTGACTCGAGCACATGGGAGGACACGGCACGCGCCCTGTGGGACGGAGCGACCCACCGCGAGGAGTGGTATGCCGCGCTCGCCCTGTTGCGGCATCGCTACTACCGCGGCTGGCACGGGCCGGAGCTGCTGGACCTCTACGTGCACCTGGTGCGCACCGGGCGCTGGTGGGACGTCGTCGACGAGATCGCCTCCCACCTCGTGGGCGACGTGCTCGCCGTGCACCGGGCGCAGGTGACGCCGGTCATCCGTGCGTGGGCGGTCGACGACGACCTGTGGGTACGCCGCACCAGCGTCATCGCGCAGCTCGGCCACAAGGAGGCCACGGACACACACCTGCTCGAAGAAGTGGTGAGCGACAACCTCGAAGGATCACCGCACGGTTCGGAGTTCTTCATCCGCAAGGCAGTGGGCTGGGCGCTGCGGGAGTACGCGCGCACCGATCCGGCGTGGGTGCTGGACTTCGTCGACACCCACGCCGACCGGTTGAGCGGGCTCTCACGCCGTGAGGCGCTCAAGCACCTGCACTGA
- a CDS encoding nitrite/sulfite reductase, with translation MSTQTSQPAPTGARTARPRPKRGEGQWALGYREPLNKNEQSKKDDDPLNVRARIENVYSKRGFDSIDPADLRGRFRWMGLYTQRAPGFDGGKTATLEEEELDDRYFMMRVRTDGQILDADALRALGETSTAYARNTADITDRNNIQYHWIRVEDVPAIWDRLEGAGLTTVEACGDSPRPFLGSPVAGIAKDEIIDGSEALAEIKRRAIGNPEFSNLPRKFKTALTGHPSHDVAPEVNDISFVGTVHPEHGPGFDLWVGGGLSTNPMLAQKLGVWIPLDEVADVWEGVAGIFRDYGYRRLRSKARLKFLVADWGKEKFREILETEYLHRGLVDCPSPVAPERQGDHIGVHEQKDGRFYVGAAPVVGRIDGSTLTGLADLVDQYGARGARLTAYQKLVVIGLEADVVDAFTADLEKVGLTAKPSNWRRNTMACTGIEFCKLAIVDTKNRAAALVTELEKRFPDLDVPITVNVNGCPNACARTQVADFGLKGQLVLDGGGNQVEGFQVHLGGALGLGSNFGRKLRAHKVTSVGLDDFVTNVVHAFLTDRADGESFATWVVRADEELLRGENQVELA, from the coding sequence GTGAGCACCCAGACTTCCCAGCCCGCACCCACCGGTGCCCGCACCGCCCGCCCGCGTCCCAAGCGCGGCGAGGGGCAGTGGGCCCTGGGCTACCGCGAGCCGCTCAACAAGAACGAGCAGTCCAAGAAGGACGACGACCCGCTCAACGTCCGGGCCCGCATCGAGAACGTCTACTCCAAGCGCGGCTTCGACTCCATCGACCCGGCCGACCTGCGCGGCCGCTTCCGCTGGATGGGCCTCTACACCCAACGCGCCCCGGGCTTCGACGGTGGCAAGACCGCCACGCTCGAGGAAGAGGAGCTCGACGACCGCTACTTCATGATGCGCGTGCGCACCGACGGCCAGATCCTCGACGCCGACGCCCTGCGTGCGCTCGGCGAGACGTCGACCGCGTACGCCCGCAACACCGCCGACATCACCGACCGGAACAACATCCAGTACCACTGGATCCGCGTCGAGGACGTCCCCGCGATCTGGGATCGCCTCGAGGGCGCTGGCCTGACGACGGTCGAGGCCTGCGGCGACTCGCCGCGGCCCTTCCTCGGCTCCCCGGTGGCCGGCATCGCCAAGGACGAGATCATCGACGGCTCCGAGGCATTGGCCGAGATCAAGCGCCGCGCCATCGGCAACCCGGAGTTCTCCAACCTGCCGCGCAAGTTCAAGACCGCGCTGACCGGCCACCCGAGCCACGACGTTGCGCCCGAGGTCAACGACATCTCGTTCGTCGGCACGGTGCACCCCGAGCACGGCCCCGGCTTCGACCTGTGGGTCGGGGGTGGCCTGTCCACCAACCCGATGCTCGCGCAGAAGCTCGGTGTGTGGATCCCTCTCGACGAGGTCGCCGACGTCTGGGAGGGCGTGGCCGGCATCTTCCGCGACTACGGCTACCGCCGGCTCCGCTCCAAGGCCCGGCTGAAGTTCCTGGTGGCCGACTGGGGCAAGGAGAAGTTCCGCGAGATCCTCGAGACTGAGTACCTCCACCGCGGCCTGGTCGACTGCCCCTCTCCCGTCGCTCCCGAGCGCCAGGGTGACCACATCGGCGTGCACGAGCAGAAGGACGGCCGCTTCTACGTCGGCGCCGCCCCGGTCGTCGGCCGCATCGACGGCAGCACGCTGACCGGTCTTGCCGACCTCGTCGACCAGTACGGCGCCCGCGGCGCCCGGCTGACGGCGTACCAGAAGCTCGTCGTGATCGGGCTCGAGGCCGACGTGGTCGACGCCTTCACCGCCGACCTCGAGAAGGTGGGCCTCACCGCGAAGCCGTCCAACTGGCGCCGCAACACGATGGCCTGCACGGGCATCGAGTTCTGCAAGCTGGCGATCGTCGACACCAAGAACCGTGCAGCGGCCCTGGTCACCGAGCTCGAGAAGCGGTTCCCCGACCTCGACGTGCCGATCACTGTCAACGTCAACGGCTGCCCCAACGCCTGCGCCCGCACCCAGGTCGCCGACTTCGGGCTCAAGGGCCAGCTCGTGCTCGACGGCGGTGGCAACCAGGTCGAGGGCTTCCAGGTGCACCTCGGTGGTGCGCTCGGCCTCGGCTCGAACTTCGGCCGCAAGCTGCGCGCCCACAAGGTGACCAGCGTCGGCCTCGACGACTTCGTCACCAACGTCGTCCACGCCTTCCTCACCGATCGCGCAGACGGCGAGAGCTTCGCGACCTGGGTCGTCCGGGCCGACGAGGAGCTGTTGCGCGGAGAGAATCAGGTGGAGCTCGCATGA
- a CDS encoding phosphoadenylyl-sulfate reductase yields MTTATTQAAREFRGTQTEGRTSEELRELVSHVGAELELAPATDIIEWAVATFGKRFCVTSSMGDAVLAHLASTVAPDIDVVFLDTGYHFAETIGTRDAVEATLPVNLITIAPVQTVAEQDAAYGKDLYKTDPDKCCALRKVAPLAESLSGYDAWATGLRRAETRNRVIAPVVGWDARKGKVKVSPLARWSDEEVDAYIEKHGVLVNPLVQDGYPSIGCWPCTRRVAPGEDPRSGRWAGTNKTECGIHS; encoded by the coding sequence ATGACCACCGCGACCACCCAGGCCGCCCGGGAGTTCCGGGGCACGCAGACCGAGGGCCGCACCTCCGAGGAGCTGCGCGAGCTGGTGTCGCACGTCGGCGCCGAGCTCGAGCTCGCCCCGGCCACCGACATCATCGAGTGGGCGGTGGCGACGTTCGGCAAGCGCTTCTGCGTGACCTCGTCGATGGGTGATGCCGTGCTCGCGCACCTCGCCTCGACCGTGGCACCCGACATCGACGTGGTGTTCCTCGACACCGGCTACCACTTCGCCGAGACCATCGGCACCCGCGACGCCGTCGAGGCCACGCTGCCCGTCAACCTGATCACGATCGCGCCGGTGCAGACGGTGGCCGAGCAGGACGCGGCGTACGGCAAGGACCTCTACAAGACCGACCCCGACAAGTGCTGCGCGCTGCGCAAGGTGGCACCGCTAGCCGAGTCGCTGAGCGGGTACGACGCGTGGGCCACCGGCCTGCGGCGGGCCGAGACCCGCAACCGGGTCATCGCGCCGGTCGTCGGCTGGGACGCGCGCAAGGGCAAGGTCAAGGTCTCGCCGCTGGCTCGCTGGTCCGACGAAGAGGTCGACGCGTACATCGAGAAGCACGGCGTGCTCGTCAACCCGCTGGTCCAGGACGGCTACCCGTCGATCGGCTGCTGGCCGTGCACGCGGCGCGTGGCGCCCGGCGAGGACCCGCGAAGCGGCCGCTGGGCCGGCACCAACAAGACCGAATGCGGGATCCACTCATGA
- a CDS encoding GNAT family N-acetyltransferase: MSSRLIVVHGDRELDGTIREGESWAAAARRTAATLISEPVPIDLSGEVKRFAIDHDLVVSVRAMSRGDLPLVTKWRQAEHVHKWWTSDGDPSAERVEAQYGPDIDGMTPTRMWVAEVNGRSVGFVQDYKIADYPEFALLTPDPAALGVDYAIGEPEWVGRGIGTRVLWAWALKARQRHPEVAHYFAAPDHRNEASLRLLDKVGFTRGLWFGEPQSDGTTATVVGCTLDAARVVG, encoded by the coding sequence ATGAGCTCCCGGCTGATCGTGGTCCACGGCGACCGTGAGCTCGACGGCACGATCCGCGAGGGGGAGTCGTGGGCGGCTGCCGCGCGTCGTACTGCCGCGACCCTCATCAGCGAGCCGGTGCCGATCGACCTCTCGGGTGAGGTGAAGCGGTTCGCGATCGACCACGACCTGGTGGTGTCGGTCCGGGCGATGTCGCGTGGCGACCTGCCGCTGGTGACGAAGTGGCGGCAGGCAGAGCACGTCCACAAGTGGTGGACCTCCGACGGCGACCCGTCGGCCGAGCGGGTCGAGGCGCAGTACGGTCCCGACATCGACGGCATGACCCCGACCCGGATGTGGGTCGCCGAGGTCAACGGGCGCTCGGTCGGGTTCGTGCAGGACTACAAGATCGCCGACTACCCGGAGTTCGCGCTGCTGACCCCCGACCCCGCGGCGCTGGGTGTCGACTACGCCATCGGGGAGCCCGAGTGGGTCGGCCGCGGCATCGGCACCCGCGTGCTGTGGGCGTGGGCGCTCAAGGCACGTCAGCGCCATCCCGAGGTGGCCCACTATTTCGCCGCGCCTGACCACCGCAACGAGGCGTCGCTGCGGCTGCTCGACAAGGTCGGCTTCACTCGGGGGCTGTGGTTCGGCGAGCCGCAGTCGGACGGCACCACGGCCACCGTGGTCGGGTGCACTCTCGATGCCGCGCGCGTGGTGGGCTGA
- a CDS encoding PPK2 family polyphosphate kinase, with protein MSDALDTSALLLPPGPVDLTAVETDAAPGFAGKKSDGEKALVGLETELADLQERLFAERSAGSERRILLVLQGMDTSGKGGTLRHTVGLVDPQGVRITSFKAPTDEEKKHDFLWRIRNAAPPPGTIGVFDRSHYEDVLIVKVHEWADADEIERRYDAINAFERELADGGTTIIKCMLHIGVEEQKARLQERLDNPEKHWKYNPVDVDERAHWPAYQEAYEMALERTHTQVAPWHVIPADKKWFRNLAIGHLLLQGLRRLDLQWPAADFDVEVEKKRLAESDTA; from the coding sequence ATGAGCGACGCGTTGGACACCTCCGCCCTCCTCCTGCCCCCCGGCCCCGTTGACCTGACTGCCGTCGAGACCGACGCGGCGCCGGGATTCGCCGGGAAGAAGAGCGACGGCGAGAAGGCGCTGGTCGGCCTCGAGACCGAGCTGGCAGACCTGCAGGAGCGGCTGTTCGCCGAGCGCTCGGCGGGGTCGGAGCGTCGCATCCTGCTGGTGCTGCAAGGCATGGACACCTCCGGCAAGGGCGGCACACTGCGCCACACGGTCGGGCTCGTCGACCCGCAGGGCGTCCGCATCACGTCGTTCAAGGCGCCGACCGACGAGGAGAAGAAGCACGACTTCCTCTGGCGCATCCGCAATGCCGCACCCCCTCCGGGCACCATCGGTGTCTTCGACCGGTCGCACTACGAGGACGTGCTCATCGTCAAGGTGCACGAGTGGGCCGACGCTGACGAGATCGAGAGGCGGTACGACGCGATCAACGCGTTCGAGCGCGAGCTCGCCGACGGCGGCACCACGATCATCAAGTGCATGCTGCACATCGGGGTCGAAGAGCAGAAGGCCCGCCTGCAGGAGCGGCTCGACAACCCGGAGAAGCACTGGAAGTACAACCCCGTTGACGTCGACGAGCGCGCGCACTGGCCGGCGTACCAGGAGGCCTACGAGATGGCCCTGGAGCGCACCCACACCCAGGTCGCGCCCTGGCACGTCATCCCGGCCGACAAGAAATGGTTCCGCAACCTGGCCATCGGGCACCTGTTGCTCCAGGGCCTGCGACGGCTCGACCTCCAGTGGCCGGCAGCCGACTTCGACGTCGAGGTGGAGAAGAAGCGGCTGGCCGAGTCGGACACCGCATGA
- a CDS encoding DUF3037 domain-containing protein, whose translation MTTRLAYQYVALRCVPRPDREEFLNVGVIVYCQAADYLDVAWHVDRERLAALDPRLDLDQVCSALTFAQHVCGGDERAGEAAQLPLGQRFGFLKAPRSTVVQPGPVHGGLTTDPARQLEHLLATYVG comes from the coding sequence GTGACGACCCGCCTCGCCTACCAGTACGTCGCGTTGCGTTGCGTGCCGCGCCCCGACCGCGAGGAGTTCCTGAACGTCGGCGTGATCGTCTACTGCCAGGCGGCCGACTATCTCGACGTGGCCTGGCACGTCGACCGCGAGCGACTGGCGGCACTCGACCCGCGTCTCGACCTCGACCAGGTGTGCTCGGCACTCACCTTCGCCCAGCACGTGTGCGGCGGGGACGAGCGCGCCGGTGAGGCCGCCCAGTTGCCGCTCGGCCAGCGCTTCGGGTTCCTCAAGGCCCCGCGTTCGACGGTGGTGCAGCCCGGCCCGGTGCACGGCGGGCTGACCACCGATCCCGCTCGACAGCTCGAGCACCTGCTGGCGACGTACGTCGGATGA
- a CDS encoding TfoX/Sxy family protein has translation MPYDEQLADRIRHALTGQPAVREVAMFGGLSFMVDDKLSVAADSHGRLMVRCDPDRVDELLERPGASWPEMRGKPMSRGWIVVDDSGTGSDEDLAWWIGRALDHLTA, from the coding sequence ATGCCGTACGACGAGCAGCTCGCCGACCGGATCCGGCACGCGCTGACTGGGCAGCCGGCGGTGCGCGAGGTCGCCATGTTCGGCGGCCTGTCGTTCATGGTCGACGACAAGCTGTCCGTCGCTGCCGACTCACACGGCCGGCTGATGGTGCGCTGTGACCCTGACCGGGTCGACGAGCTGCTGGAGCGTCCCGGTGCGAGCTGGCCGGAGATGCGCGGCAAGCCGATGAGCAGGGGCTGGATCGTCGTCGACGACTCCGGCACCGGGTCCGACGAGGACCTGGCGTGGTGGATCGGTCGGGCGCTCGACCACCTCACGGCCTGA
- a CDS encoding sirohydrochlorin chelatase has translation MAAPALIALAHGSRDPRSAKTITALVDEVRSMRPDLRIEPAFLELCKPSFQTVVDKLVRAGFDEIVVVPLLLTEAYHAKVDVPSAIALATERHPGLRVRATNVLGLEQAFLEVLDIRMREALKDARVRELDALVLAAAGSSDPLANQAVARLARVWGTRHKLPVTAAFASSAPPATGEAVRAFRGEGRRHIAVASLFLAPGFLPDRAAELATEAGAIAVSAPLGAHPVLARTILARYAVGAVELVPV, from the coding sequence ATGGCTGCTCCTGCACTGATCGCCCTGGCCCACGGAAGCCGCGACCCGCGCTCCGCAAAGACCATCACCGCACTGGTCGACGAGGTGCGCTCGATGCGGCCCGACCTGCGCATCGAGCCTGCGTTCCTCGAGCTCTGCAAGCCGTCGTTCCAGACGGTGGTCGACAAGCTCGTGCGCGCCGGCTTCGACGAGATCGTCGTCGTGCCGCTGCTGCTCACCGAGGCCTACCACGCCAAGGTCGACGTGCCGTCGGCGATAGCGCTGGCGACCGAGCGGCACCCGGGCCTTCGCGTCCGGGCCACCAACGTGCTCGGCCTCGAGCAGGCCTTCCTGGAGGTCCTCGACATCCGCATGCGCGAAGCACTCAAGGACGCCCGCGTCCGTGAGCTCGACGCCCTCGTGCTCGCGGCCGCCGGCTCGTCCGACCCGCTCGCCAACCAGGCCGTCGCCCGGCTCGCCCGCGTCTGGGGCACCCGGCACAAGCTGCCCGTGACCGCGGCGTTCGCGTCGTCGGCTCCCCCGGCAACTGGCGAAGCGGTGCGCGCCTTCCGCGGTGAGGGACGTCGGCACATCGCCGTCGCGTCGCTGTTCCTCGCACCCGGGTTCCTGCCCGACCGTGCGGCCGAGCTGGCCACGGAGGCCGGCGCCATCGCGGTGTCGGCTCCCCTGGGTGCACACCCGGTGCTGGCTCGCACGATCCTGGCGCGCTACGCGGTGGGTGCGGTCGAGCTCGTCCCGGTGTGA
- a CDS encoding glycine hydroxymethyltransferase has protein sequence MTDALISSAYSQALEVIGKVEPRIAEATRQELADQRSSLKLIASENYASPAVLLTMGTWFSDKYAEGTIGHRFYAGCQNVDTVESLAAEHARELFGAPYAYVQPHSGIDANLVAFWSILANRVETPALARLGAKNVNELSEADWEELRHEFGNQRLLGMSLDAGGHLTHGFRPNISGKMFHQQQYGTDPETGLLDYDVVAAKAREFKPLVLVAGYSAYPRRVNFAKMREIADEVGAVLMVDMAHFAGLVAGKVFTGEEDPVPYAHITTTTTHKSLRGPRGGMVLAQEEFAADVDRGCPMVLGGPLSHVMAAKAVALAEARQPEFKTYAQAVADNAKSLADGFLKRDANLVTGGTDNHIVLLDVSSYGLTGRQAESALLDAGVVTNRNSVPADANGAWYTSGIRLGTPALTTRGFGHDEFDHVAELIVEVLSNTTAGTTKAGGPSKASYKLGDGVADKVKDASADMLDKHPLYPGLVLS, from the coding sequence ATGACGGACGCCCTGATCTCCTCTGCGTACAGCCAGGCCCTCGAGGTCATCGGCAAGGTCGAGCCCCGCATCGCGGAGGCCACCCGACAGGAGCTCGCCGACCAGCGCTCCTCCCTCAAGCTCATCGCCTCCGAGAACTACGCGTCGCCAGCCGTGCTGCTGACGATGGGCACGTGGTTCTCCGACAAGTACGCCGAGGGCACGATCGGGCACCGGTTCTACGCCGGCTGCCAGAACGTCGACACTGTGGAGTCGCTGGCCGCCGAGCATGCCCGCGAGCTCTTCGGGGCGCCGTACGCGTATGTGCAGCCGCACTCCGGCATCGACGCCAACCTGGTGGCGTTCTGGTCGATCCTGGCAAACCGCGTCGAGACCCCGGCGCTGGCGAGACTGGGCGCGAAGAACGTCAACGAGCTGAGCGAGGCCGACTGGGAGGAGCTGCGGCACGAGTTCGGCAACCAGCGGCTCCTCGGCATGAGCCTCGACGCAGGCGGTCACCTCACGCATGGCTTCCGGCCCAACATCAGCGGCAAGATGTTCCACCAGCAGCAGTACGGCACCGACCCCGAGACGGGGCTGCTCGACTACGACGTCGTGGCCGCGAAGGCCCGTGAGTTCAAGCCGCTGGTGCTCGTGGCGGGCTACTCCGCCTACCCGCGCCGGGTGAACTTCGCGAAGATGCGCGAGATCGCCGACGAGGTCGGCGCGGTGCTGATGGTCGACATGGCGCACTTCGCAGGTCTGGTCGCCGGCAAGGTGTTCACCGGCGAAGAGGACCCCGTGCCCTACGCCCACATCACCACGACGACCACGCACAAGTCGCTGCGCGGTCCGCGCGGCGGCATGGTGCTGGCGCAGGAGGAGTTCGCGGCCGACGTCGATCGCGGCTGCCCGATGGTGCTGGGCGGGCCGCTCTCGCACGTGATGGCCGCCAAGGCCGTCGCGCTCGCCGAGGCTCGCCAGCCGGAGTTCAAGACCTACGCCCAGGCCGTGGCCGACAACGCGAAGTCGCTGGCCGACGGGTTCCTCAAGCGCGACGCCAACCTCGTCACCGGCGGCACCGACAACCACATCGTGCTGCTCGACGTGTCGTCCTACGGCCTCACCGGTCGGCAGGCCGAGTCGGCGCTGCTCGACGCGGGCGTCGTCACCAACCGCAACTCGGTGCCGGCCGACGCCAACGGCGCCTGGTACACCTCCGGCATCCGCCTCGGCACCCCCGCGCTCACCACCCGCGGCTTCGGGCACGACGAGTTCGACCACGTCGCCGAGCTGATCGTCGAGGTGCTGTCGAACACCACGGCCGGCACTACCAAGGCTGGTGGCCCGTCCAAGGCGTCGTACAAGCTGGGTGACGGAGTCGCCGACAAGGTCAAGGATGCCTCGGCCGACATGCTCGACAAGCACCCGCTCTACCCGGGGCTCGTGCTCAGTTGA
- a CDS encoding regulatory protein RecX, whose product MGVVCGDVAAGVAAWTREAGVPPDPGAEGPPADQEAVARKILLDQLTGRARTRHQLAEKLAQKNVPDELATRLLDRFEEVGLVDDAAFAREWVQQRSSGRGLARRALAHELQRLGIDDEIAREALDQVDGDDERELARELVRRKLKSVAGLETDKATRRLVGILARKGHSPGVAYAVVKEELAGLDVR is encoded by the coding sequence ATGGGTGTGGTGTGCGGCGATGTGGCAGCTGGCGTCGCCGCGTGGACCCGCGAGGCCGGCGTGCCTCCCGACCCTGGGGCCGAAGGTCCGCCCGCCGACCAGGAGGCCGTCGCGCGCAAGATCCTGCTCGACCAGCTGACCGGCCGGGCGCGGACCCGGCACCAGCTGGCCGAGAAGCTGGCCCAGAAGAACGTGCCCGACGAGCTGGCCACGCGCCTGCTCGACCGGTTCGAGGAGGTCGGCCTCGTCGACGACGCGGCCTTCGCCCGCGAGTGGGTCCAGCAGCGCAGCTCCGGCCGTGGGCTGGCCCGACGAGCCCTGGCCCACGAGCTGCAGCGCTTGGGCATCGACGACGAGATCGCCCGCGAGGCGCTCGACCAGGTCGACGGCGACGACGAGCGCGAGCTCGCCCGCGAGCTGGTCCGGCGCAAGCTGAAGTCGGTGGCGGGCCTCGAAACCGACAAGGCCACCCGGAGGCTGGTCGGCATTCTGGCGCGCAAGGGTCACTCGCCCGGCGTCGCCTATGCGGTGGTCAAGGAGGAGCTGGCGGGCCTCGACGTTCGATAG